The following coding sequences lie in one Nakaseomyces glabratus chromosome I, complete sequence genomic window:
- the MTC6 gene encoding Mtc6p (CAGL0I01892g~Ortholog(s) have fungal-type vacuole localization): MYWLLFLFFVHFLRHGLCDTSTRSNGSGTMNPAGINITNSTYMNATWQSNSLSHELAVRSQRDIMSNITIDQVPFPGINLNSVLFHKAFIVNNNGSHLPFNESIAFEYFQNIMVYGAQSFVVDIEVGMNYSWVLKETDVLLSDLLIQMRNFISATNNNLYGNVLMLLLRVDPTIKLASARNKTIYNSRLNFTDDLFNKFPNLNITGILDNTIGRSFIYTPSDFLGTYDPPYSIDNSTNFWPTLGALMYGRRKRLLAMEITNSFDALESNYIFTNHNLTYDVGNVSISCPYNRDQFISASETTFKFLEARYTKSEVEMYSGCGYSPMIANRFDSANITALIDLLAPAVVWSWAVGQPILTVSVPRKTSDLVAENCAAFNFAYNNFSANWFVENCYSKKRALCRSDKQIFNWTATNVKDSYFEMDGYRGETKCPNTYSFSIPRTPLEQRSILLQFEASQFNDDTLWIDLNSISVSNCWVSGGSYASCPYQRAVSTRNFVAMMVPVTVCSFVLLMMALYFSLFRIPIYDNRYNWRRVVNNYSKTEVDGVPS, from the coding sequence ATGTACTGGCTGCTTTTCCTCTTTTTTGTCCACTTCCTGCGACATGGTTTATGTGATACAAGTACTAGAAGCAATGGGAGTGGTACCATGAACCCCGCAGGTATTAATATTACCAACAGCACTTATATGAATGCGACATGGCAAAGCAATTCTCTTTCCCATGAATTAGCAGTTCGATCACAAAGAGATATTATGTCAAATATTACTATAGACCAGGTCCCATTTCCGGGTATTAACCTGAATTCTGTGTTGTTTCATAAAGCCTTCATTGTGAACAACAATGGGTCTCACCTTCCTTTCAATGAGTCTATTGCATTCGAAtactttcaaaatataatggTCTATGGAGCTCAAAGTTTTGTCGTTGATATAGAAGTGGGGATGAACTACAGCTGGGTATTAAAGGAAACAGATGTGCTCCTATCGGATTTACTTATACAAATGAGAAACTTCATATCTGCTACGAATAACAATTTATATGGTAATGTGCTGATGTTATTACTTAGAGTAGATCCGACCATAAAGCTAGCGAGTGCTCGAAATAAGACGATTTACAATTCGCGGTTGAATTTTACGGATGATTTGTTCAATAAGTTTCCGAACCTGAATATCACAGGAATACTTGACAATACTATTGGAAGATCTTTTATTTACACGCCTTCAGACTTTTTAGGAACATATGATCCGCCTTACAGTATAGATAACTCCACTAACTTTTGGCCCACATTGGGTGCCTTAATGTATGGTAGACGGAAACGACTACTGGCAATGGAAATCACTAACTCGTTTGATGCATTGGAAAGTAACTACATTTTCACTAACCATAATTTAACATATGATGTAGGAAATGTCTCGATTAGCTGTCCGTATAATAGAGACCAATTCATATCGGCTTCTGAAACAACTTTTAAGTTCTTAGAAGCAAGATATACAAAATCTGAGGTTGAGATGTACTCAGGATGTGGATACTCACCTATGATAGCTAACAGATTTGACTCTGCTAATATTACAGCCTTGATAGATCTACTGGCACCTGCCGTAGTATGGTCGTGGGCAGTTGGTCAACCTATATTGACAGTATCAGTTCCTCGAAAGACGAGCGATTTAGTAGCAGAAAACTGTGCAGCATTTAACTTTGCATATAACAATTTTTCAGCCAATTGGTTTGTGGAAAATTGCTATTCTAAAAAAAGAGCTTTATGTCGGTCAGATAAGCAGATCTTTAATTGGACAGCAACCAATGTTAAGGATTCTTATTTTGAGATGGATGGTTATAGAGGAGAGACAAAATGTCCTAATACCTACTCTTTCTCAATCCCAAGAACTCCTCTAGAACAGCGCTCTATACTTTTACAATTTGAGGCTTCTCAATTTAATGACGATACATTATGGATTGATTTGAATTCAATATCCGTCTCTAACTGTTGGGTATCGGGCGGTTCATACGCTAGTTGTCCATACCAGCGGGCAGTTTCGACCAGAAATTTTGTGGCTATGATGGTTCCTGTTACTGTGTGCTCGTTCGTCCTTTTGATGATGGCATTATATTTCAGTCTTTTCAGGATTCCAATTTATGATAATCGTTACAATTGGAGAAGAGTTGTGAATAACTATTCTAAAACGGAAGTTGATGGTGTTCCGTCTTGA
- the PEX28 gene encoding Pex28p (CAGL0I01870g~Ortholog(s) have role in peroxisome organization and cytosol, peroxisomal membrane localization) — MSESAVRGYINRKYGKVLETLVMAEEAIAARSNRDELTQRELVQQVMGVLVSTSLERLKPGADVVGAGDKSTYSAAAEEKELDELNEYRRSLSQDRLSKEDTYFLDMFLDKLIARLIPDNLPEREHFSLVDEGDEALHGPPFSASVLASNMKKLSGKMDSIFEFQDNMIRVLTWKTPTVTLTALTIFTLICFDLMNVILFPMAYIVLVQMTQGYIRRHPIRRTIYIKRRAIGRSLIHDLFHGGKKTNNVLLPSNENDCNGEQENEADLGTSDDCNGTSDENVVISPAAAKIDKNISTYNLNHGTKVVLTLRDMQNMTTGTVHLMDAIDKFKYGTAAFVDEYKSTSVFFTLLGSVILLVLLSRFITWSLTISLSAWIGLLSIHPKVHPYVKSAKNIMKKPKMKPENSPQDVAVVMEDNISGEDYNRNIILDEPPDVKYVEVYEIYKRGLLPTDWEFFKFSSTIFDPTDTYRKALQLPPGVDKIEEIKPPAGWAFDENSSWIIDKNPEIWAIERGLQLPVEEGFLVDPMFKRRRLVRKVIRYKKPMKIKMH; from the coding sequence ATGTCTGAGTCTGCAGTGCGTGGGTATATCAACAGGAAGTAcgggaaggtgctggagaCGCTTGTGATGGCCGAGGAGGCCATCGCTGCGCGGAGCAACAGAGATGAGCTGACGCAGCGGGAGTTGGTGCAGCAGGTGATGGGGGTGCTGGTGTCTACGTCGCTGGAGCGGTTGAAGCCCGGTGCGGATGTAGTGGGTGCGGGAGACAAGAGCACGTACTCTGCTGCCGCGGAGGAGAAAGAGCTGGACGAGCTGAACGAGTACAGGCGGTCGCTCTCGCAGGACCGCCTGTCCAAGGAGGATACATACTTTTTGGATATGTTTCTGGACAAGCTGATAGCGCGGCTGATTCCGGACAACCTGCCGGAGCGTGAGCACTTCAGTCTGGTGGACGAAGGCGACGAAGCACTGCACGGCCCGCCTTTCAGTGCCTCCGTGCTGGCCTCCAACATGAAGAAGCTCTCCGGAAAGATGGACAGTATATTCGAGTTCCAGGACAACATGATCAGGGTGCTCACGTGGAAGACGCCCACTGTGACGCTTACTGCACTGACAATTTTCACACTGATATGCTTCGATTTGATGAACGTCATATTGTTCCCCATGGCCTACATCGTGCTGGTACAGATGACTCAGGGGTACATACGGAGACACCCAATTCGCAGAACAATATACATCAAGAGAAGGGCCATAGGAAGATCGCTGATTCATGACCTATTCCATGGCGGCAAAAAGACGAATAACGTACTGCTACCGTCCAATGAGAATGACTGTAATGGAGAGCAAGAAAATGAGGCCGATTTGGGTACCTCCGATGATTGTAACGGTACCTCTGATGAAAACGTTGTGATCTCGCCGGCTGCTGCAAAAATCGATAAGAACATTAGCACATACAACTTAAACCACGGCACGAAGGTCGTGTTAACTCTGAGGGATATGCAGAACATGACCACAGGAACAGTGCATTTAATGGATGCGATCGACAAGTTCAAATACGGAACGGCAGCATTTGTCGATGAGTACAAATCTACATCAGTATTTTTCACACTGCTGGGCTCTGTGATCTTGCTGGTATTACTATCTCGCTTTATAACATGGAGCTTAACAATTTCGCTTTCTGCATGGATCGGCCTTCTATCGATTCATCCAAAAGTTCATCCATACGTCAAATCTGCCAAGAATATCATGAAGAAGCCAAAAATGAAACCTGAGAACTCACCACAGGACGTTGCTGTTGTTATGGAGGACAACATTAGCGGGGAAGATTATAACAGAAATATAATTCTTGATGAACCCCCTGACGTCAAGTATGTTGAGGTTTACGAAATCTACAAAAGAGGATTACTCCCTACCGATTGGGAGTTCTTTAAGTTTTCTAGTACCATCTTTGACCCAACAGACACATATAGAAAAGCATTACAGCTTCCACCTGGTGTGGATAAGATTGAAGAGATTAAACCGCCTGCTGGATGGGCGTTTGATGAAAACTCATCATGGATAATCGATAAAAATCCGGAAATATGGGCCATCGAAAGAGGCTTACAATTGCCTGTTGAAGAGGGCTTCCTTGTTGATCCAATGTTCAAGCGTAGGAGATTAGTAAGGAAGGTAATTAGGTATAAAAAACCCATGAAGATCAAGATGCATTAA
- the SKG6 gene encoding Skg6p (CAGL0I01848g~Ortholog(s) have role in negative regulation of mitotic cytokinesis and cell periphery, cellular bud neck, cellular bud tip, incipient cellular bud site, integral component of membrane localization) gives MICADGRKPAMIFRRDSDSDSDGDGAGSGNSGKCEGSKQQCELPTDHNLGVRVGVAVAIPVGVIIIVLVGILIVVYRRSKREEKEDHDPEFEGDNEYIPVARHGALQKHRENMMMATDPFQLPGSTGSDADLRDFAKRVQSDGFGGYQLASMSASNNASQVSLTHLDQSRGSAGPRMLMKNMRPPMTHMAYSSSSLRNATNGHSTDDSTGTSTDRSPTALSTDEKLSHNLHSNLSEKPKPSFEFETMVIESNDLDDDDDDDDDDDEYNKGRTNERNNYHRDTDKYDMEDDNASEFVTELSPDEEENIQRMKSIYKVYLDRSKTIKEREDNPLPSDDEQESLALNREENEDTLNALTTSNNQLAVQEGSNHGRAASSIYSELPVLSQHEKKVSEVSNQMQMNDRNVVPPQTSQDITGGQQYGQPYNTAMDGATQAYPYQSQEGYNQFPQEAYYQQSSQNGLYGQQIPEEGNYPQSQYIQYPQQMYQPTYNVSLQQNMMSYNNNNASQEFHHPQTLETIGELPTPAYLASSESTNSLTAFKKNQKQQLHQIQTARINGTALNPMDHPEMFYSPSTDTYLNNGGMQPSNGSVYSANTYRGQVNGAPLPYQLRQSVVMTNPSELSLNTLHKPAGSLRNYINSNSRNNSLTTQGNPYNQPNQSRVSGILDHIDTIQPPGVGNILPHNGSSSDLRKQLGSSNNYNFS, from the coding sequence ATGATTTGTGCCGATGGTCGCAAACCAGCGATGATTTTTAGGCGGGATAGTGATAGTGATAGTGATGGTGATGGTGCTGGTAGTGGAAACAGTGGGAAGTGTGAAGGGAGCAAGCAGCAGTGTGAGCTGCCCACTGATCACAACCTAGGTGTGCGTGTTGGTGTGGCAGTGGCTATTCCTGTGGGTGTGATTATTATAGTGCTGGTGGGGATACTTATCGTTGTGTACAGGAGGAGCAAGCGGGAGGAGAAAGAGGACCACGACCCTGAGTTCGAGGGCGATAACGAGTATATACCAGTGGCCCGGCATGGTGCTCTGCAGAAGCACAGGGAGAACATGATGATGGCGACGGACCCGTTCCAGCTGCCGGGGTCTACGGGCAGCGATGCTGACCTGCGCGACTTCGCCAAGCGTGTGCAGAGTGATGGGTTCGGCGGGTACCAATTGGCCTCTATGAGTGCATCGAACAACGCGTCGCAGGTGTCGCTGACACACCTGGACCAGTCGCGGGGAAGCGCGGGCCCTCGTATGCTGATGAAAAACATGAGGCCGCCCATGACACACATGGCTTACTCTTCTAGCTCGCTGAGAAACGCTACCAATGGCCACAGCACAGACGACTCCACAGGAACTTCCACAGATAGATCGCCAACAGCATTATCAACAGACGAAAAACTGTCCCATAATCTGCACAGCAACTTATCTGAGAAGCCAAAACCTTCTTTCGAATTTGAGACCATGGTTATTGAATCCAACGATCTCGACgacgacgacgacgatgatgatgatgatgatgagtATAACAAAGGGCGCACAAACGAGCGTAACAACTATCACAGAGATACAGACAAATATGACATGGAGGATGATAACGCATCTGAGTTCGTTACAGAACTGAGCCCcgatgaggaagaaaatattcaacGGATGAAGAGTATATACAAAGTTTACCTCGATAGGAGTAAAACGATAAAAGAACGGGAAGATAACCCGTTACCGTCCGATGATGAGCAGGAATCACTGGCCTTAAACAGAGAAGAGAATGAAGACACATTGAATGCGCTCACGACAAGTAACAACCAACTTGCTGTACAAGAGGGTTCTAATCACGGGAGAGCTGCGTCGTCGATATATTCTGAGTTACCAGTTCTATCACAGCACGAGAAAAAAGTTTCTGAAGTATCTAATCAAATGCAGATGAATGACAGAAATGTGGTACCTCCACAGACTTCTCAAGATATCACTGGTGGTCAACAATACGGCCAGCCATATAATACGGCTATGGATGGTGCTACACAGGCCTATCCATACCAGTCACAAGAAGGCTACAATCAGTTTCCTCAAGAGGCATATTACCAGCAATCATCACAGAATGGATTATATGGTCAACAGATTCCAGAAGAAGGTAACTACCCACAGTcacaatatattcaatacCCACAGCAAATGTATCAACCTACTTATAATGTCAGTTTACAACAAAACATGATGAGTtataacaacaacaacgCATCTCAAGAGTTCCACCATCCACAAACCCTGGAAACAATTGGTGAACTACCTACCCCTGCATACTTGGCCTCATCCGAGTCCACTAATTCCCTCACAGCATTtaagaaaaatcaaaaacaacaacTGCATCAAATTCAAACCGCAAGAATAAACGGTACCGCATTAAACCCAATGGATCATCCTGAGATGTTCTATTCTCCAAGCACAGACACTTATCTAAACAACGGTGGCATGCAACCAAGCAATGGAAGTGTATACTCTGCAAACACTTATAGAGGACAGGTCAATGGTGCTCCACTTCCATATCAACTGCGTCAAAGTGTGGTGATGACAAACCCCTCAGAACTGTCGTTGAATACACTTCATAAACCAGCAGGCTCATTGAGGAACTACATCAACTCTAACTCCAGGAACAATAGCTTGACTACCCAGGGAAATCCTTACAATCAACCAAACCAAAGCAGAGTTAGTGGTATTCTTGATCACATAGACACTATACAACCGCCTGGTGTGGGTAATATTTTACCTCACAACGGTAGTAGCAGTGATTTAAGGAAACAGCTAGGGTCTTCGaacaattacaattttTCATAG